One genomic segment of bacterium includes these proteins:
- a CDS encoding beta-galactosidase — MLALVGMFVFANLQPFVISSFEEKGELEKIVCNSTKIERTTVGATHGRYALKVEFLPSAWPNIYFKVGQAFQSGDWSGFGGLVVDVTNPQKQAIALHIRVDDDFSADGINHCRTGYISLKPNSKTTIAMPLKSAIPPGMRGGPPILPGASMMGVSGPELDWSHIVAFQFFLSQPEKPVALIFDNIRLVPISPQNWKGIVDRYGQYAGSDWKGKVHRDVDFKKQLEEEEKWLKAHPSFPDRDEFGGWKDGPQLKATGFFRTAYVEEGKETEPPKDLKEGKGRWWLVTPTGHLFFSLGIDCVGHWEVSPIKGREYLFSWLPSSEDPLREFYQDDKINFYAMNLKRKYGDNWQEKWREMVKKRLPAWGFNTIGNWSSSEVFKQGIPYVVAIHYGGDFARFPMPDVFDERFKRTVERVIDNATREWRDDPWCLGYFVDNELPWGGWGGDPGSRYQLVLRALASDGKLYTKREFTRILREKYGDIEKINKAWNIKVESWDEFLEKPVHLPPQMTQECIADLSELLTHFARKYFQVVRDALKRYAPNQLYLGCRFASRPWEVVKVSAEFCDVVSFNIYSREVNEEWWSFTNHLGKPCIIGEFHFGALDRGMFHTGLVAVENQEERGKAYQNYVRSVWKLPAFVGCHWFQFVDEPLTGRFDGENYNIGFLSVVDYPYWELVNSAREINSQVYKILGGK; from the coding sequence ATGTTGGCTTTGGTAGGAATGTTTGTGTTTGCAAACTTACAGCCCTTTGTCATCAGCTCTTTTGAGGAAAAGGGCGAATTGGAAAAGATAGTGTGTAACAGCACCAAGATAGAAAGAACGACGGTCGGCGCTACGCATGGACGCTATGCATTAAAGGTTGAATTCCTTCCTTCGGCTTGGCCGAATATCTACTTTAAAGTTGGTCAGGCTTTCCAAAGCGGCGATTGGAGCGGGTTCGGAGGATTGGTAGTTGATGTGACGAATCCCCAGAAGCAAGCCATTGCCCTTCATATAAGGGTTGACGACGATTTCTCTGCCGATGGGATAAATCATTGCCGAACGGGATATATCTCGTTGAAACCAAACAGCAAGACGACGATAGCTATGCCTCTTAAATCCGCGATTCCGCCTGGGATGAGGGGTGGACCGCCCATTCTCCCAGGCGCTTCAATGATGGGAGTGAGTGGTCCCGAGTTAGATTGGTCCCATATAGTGGCGTTTCAGTTTTTCCTCTCTCAACCGGAAAAACCGGTGGCTTTGATTTTTGATAATATCCGGCTCGTCCCTATTTCGCCCCAAAATTGGAAAGGAATAGTTGACCGCTATGGTCAATATGCGGGAAGCGATTGGAAGGGGAAAGTGCATAGGGACGTCGATTTCAAAAAACAATTGGAGGAAGAGGAGAAATGGCTTAAAGCTCATCCATCTTTTCCCGATAGGGACGAATTCGGCGGATGGAAGGATGGTCCCCAGTTGAAGGCGACAGGTTTTTTCAGAACAGCCTATGTTGAGGAGGGAAAAGAGACAGAACCCCCAAAGGATTTGAAAGAAGGCAAGGGACGCTGGTGGCTCGTTACTCCCACGGGACATCTATTCTTCTCACTGGGGATTGATTGCGTTGGGCACTGGGAGGTTTCACCCATAAAGGGGAGGGAATACCTCTTCAGCTGGCTTCCCTCCTCGGAAGACCCCCTCAGGGAATTCTATCAAGACGATAAGATAAATTTTTACGCTATGAATTTGAAGCGAAAATACGGAGATAATTGGCAGGAAAAATGGAGGGAGATGGTTAAGAAGCGTCTTCCCGCCTGGGGTTTCAACACAATCGGCAATTGGTCATCATCGGAGGTATTTAAGCAGGGCATCCCCTATGTTGTAGCCATACATTATGGTGGCGATTTTGCTCGGTTCCCCATGCCCGATGTTTTTGATGAGAGGTTTAAGAGGACAGTTGAGCGAGTGATAGATAACGCTACAAGGGAATGGCGTGATGACCCTTGGTGTTTGGGTTATTTCGTTGATAACGAGCTCCCTTGGGGAGGGTGGGGAGGTGACCCGGGCTCAAGATACCAACTCGTGCTCAGGGCATTAGCAAGCGACGGTAAGCTTTACACTAAGAGAGAATTCACGCGAATTTTAAGGGAAAAATATGGAGATATAGAAAAGATAAACAAAGCTTGGAATATAAAAGTTGAATCCTGGGATGAATTCCTGGAGAAACCTGTGCATTTACCTCCACAGATGACGCAGGAATGTATAGCTGATTTAAGCGAGCTCCTTACCCATTTCGCGAGGAAATACTTCCAGGTAGTTAGAGATGCCCTTAAGAGATATGCTCCCAACCAGCTTTATCTTGGCTGTAGATTTGCCTCTCGTCCGTGGGAGGTTGTGAAAGTATCGGCTGAATTCTGCGATGTCGTTAGCTTCAACATATACAGCAGGGAGGTAAACGAGGAATGGTGGTCCTTCACTAATCATCTTGGCAAGCCCTGTATAATCGGGGAATTCCATTTCGGCGCACTTGATAGGGGAATGTTTCACACTGGTTTGGTTGCTGTTGAAAATCAGGAGGAGAGAGGGAAAGCGTATCAGAATTATGTGAGGAGCGTCTGGAAGCTGCCTGCCTTTGTTGGTTGCCATTGGTTCCAGTTCGTGGATGAACCCTTGACGGGAAGATTTGATGGCGAGAATTACAATATAGGTTTTCTCTCTGTTGTGGATTATCCCTATTGGGAGCTCGTGAACTCCGCAAGAGAGATAAACTCTCAAGTCTACAAAATTTTAGGAGGGAAGTAG
- a CDS encoding beta-galactosidase trimerization domain-containing protein has translation MEFLRISLILLLFIGFLIAEEKPWYERLLVGIEVGPTGANDKDDIYMSKANGKDIVRNILKAKAEYLVVFMKDQNFAYYNSKIARQCPQLKGRDLLKEVIEEAKKHSIPVIAYVQVQYDTSSWLAHPEWRMKDWEGNDIPGRLCYNSGYIEFIKSILEELMNYDIAGFHIDMLDWGFSPPYGCWCDKCREAFKKEYGIDMPKGVSWDENWEKVLEFRYESDMRFCRELERFVHSRHPELSIDFNYHGYPPFSWWTAQKPVGKAEDGDFVTAEGLPFVFGHTNPSFLALFMKGARSDGRTQGVTGVGVYDYHDFTVRPTPELKWEVMTYLAHGALCTIVDKAYYDGTFNPLVYERLGEVFAEALKKKEFFGHKEVAEVGIYFSLRTRDWFGREEPVKYFSAVMGAHKALKEAHIPMAFIMDENISLEKLFQFPVVYLPNVAILSEEEVSLFKEYLKRGGKILATGLTGCYDKYGNPLGRCLLEDLIGAKLSEIYDVHKDNYVRFPKGVKEEIALEDVPKDVNILNYSPVAIFQPIEAKGYGDLLVAYRSQDNPWMEHMSAGRVVGPAILFREYGKGKIVYLPFSPDSAFVGNYRMPEHRDLIASIIRYLNPKPPIIVSTQPNIEIVLTKDEKKNRFIIHFLCFCGAPTSAAYPFPEGRRVLPTLMEFCSPYDAEIEINVPFSSAEVIGPKGSITRRGNKLILKTSNIHEVVVINQ, from the coding sequence ATGGAATTTCTGCGAATATCTTTAATACTGCTTCTTTTCATAGGGTTCCTTATCGCCGAAGAGAAGCCATGGTATGAGCGGCTTCTCGTGGGAATAGAGGTCGGTCCGACGGGAGCAAACGATAAAGACGACATCTATATGAGCAAGGCTAATGGAAAAGATATAGTGCGGAATATCCTGAAAGCGAAGGCGGAGTATTTAGTTGTATTTATGAAGGACCAGAACTTTGCATATTATAACTCCAAAATAGCTCGCCAGTGTCCTCAATTGAAGGGGAGGGATTTGTTGAAAGAGGTAATAGAGGAGGCGAAGAAGCATTCTATTCCCGTTATTGCTTATGTGCAGGTGCAGTATGATACCTCATCCTGGCTGGCGCATCCCGAATGGAGGATGAAGGATTGGGAGGGAAACGATATTCCGGGAAGACTCTGCTACAATTCGGGATATATTGAGTTCATAAAATCCATCCTTGAAGAACTTATGAACTATGATATTGCTGGGTTCCATATAGATATGTTGGATTGGGGATTCTCTCCGCCCTATGGATGTTGGTGCGATAAATGCAGGGAGGCTTTCAAGAAGGAATACGGGATTGATATGCCGAAAGGAGTTAGTTGGGATGAGAATTGGGAAAAGGTTTTGGAATTTCGCTACGAATCCGATATGCGCTTTTGCAGGGAGCTTGAGCGCTTTGTCCATTCACGACATCCTGAGCTTTCTATTGATTTCAATTATCACGGGTATCCTCCCTTCTCTTGGTGGACAGCCCAGAAGCCTGTGGGTAAGGCGGAGGATGGGGATTTCGTGACAGCTGAAGGATTGCCCTTTGTCTTCGGGCATACTAATCCGAGCTTTCTTGCACTTTTCATGAAGGGGGCTCGTTCAGATGGGAGAACGCAGGGAGTAACAGGGGTTGGTGTATACGATTATCATGATTTCACTGTTCGCCCCACCCCTGAATTGAAATGGGAGGTTATGACCTATCTCGCTCACGGGGCTTTATGTACAATCGTTGATAAAGCTTACTATGATGGCACCTTCAATCCCTTGGTGTATGAAAGGTTAGGGGAGGTTTTCGCTGAGGCATTGAAAAAGAAGGAGTTTTTCGGACATAAGGAGGTAGCGGAGGTAGGAATCTACTTCTCTTTGAGGACAAGGGATTGGTTTGGAAGGGAGGAACCGGTTAAATATTTCTCAGCGGTGATGGGCGCTCACAAGGCGCTCAAGGAAGCCCATATTCCGATGGCTTTCATAATGGATGAAAATATCTCTCTGGAGAAACTTTTTCAATTTCCCGTTGTTTATCTGCCAAATGTGGCGATATTAAGCGAGGAAGAAGTTTCTCTCTTCAAGGAGTATTTGAAGCGAGGTGGTAAGATTTTAGCTACTGGCTTAACCGGCTGCTACGACAAATATGGCAATCCCCTGGGAAGATGTCTCCTTGAGGATTTGATTGGGGCAAAGCTATCGGAAATTTACGATGTCCATAAAGATAACTATGTGCGTTTCCCCAAAGGAGTAAAAGAGGAGATAGCTCTTGAGGATGTCCCCAAAGATGTGAATATCCTGAATTATTCACCAGTAGCGATTTTTCAACCCATTGAGGCTAAAGGATATGGCGATTTACTCGTAGCTTATCGCTCTCAGGACAACCCTTGGATGGAGCATATGTCAGCTGGCAGGGTTGTAGGGCCGGCGATACTATTTAGGGAATATGGAAAAGGGAAAATAGTCTATCTTCCCTTCTCTCCCGATTCGGCTTTCGTGGGAAATTATCGGATGCCAGAGCATCGCGATTTAATCGCAAGCATAATCCGTTATCTCAATCCTAAACCACCGATAATTGTTAGCACTCAGCCAAACATAGAGATTGTCCTAACCAAAGATGAGAAAAAGAATCGCTTTATAATACATTTTCTCTGCTTCTGCGGCGCTCCAACATCCGCGGCATATCCTTTCCCCGAGGGAAGAAGGGTGTTGCCGACTTTAATGGAGTTCTGTTCGCCTTACGATGCGGAAATAGAAATAAACGTTCCTTTCTCATCTGCTGAAGTAATTGGACCGAAGGGAAGCATCACTCGTCGGGGAAATAAACTTATTCTGAAAACTTCCAATATTCACGAGGTAGTAGTGATAAATCAGTAG
- a CDS encoding zf-HC2 domain-containing protein, with product MKCKKAKFLCSELLDGRLSGRKREALLLHLSTCPHCMSFYKQVKKIKELTSSLPTPELSPNFNEAVMYRIERSKAGLRPRTIFLFKRRFALFLLPLVLIALALISVFHNKPDENELLRSYRKEHFIYTLQNPLISADSAVKMLLISGQE from the coding sequence ATGAAATGTAAGAAAGCCAAATTCCTTTGTTCAGAGCTATTAGATGGCAGGCTAAGTGGCAGAAAGAGAGAAGCCTTGCTCTTGCATCTTTCCACTTGTCCTCATTGTATGAGCTTTTATAAGCAAGTTAAAAAGATTAAGGAGTTAACATCTTCTCTACCAACTCCCGAATTGAGCCCCAATTTCAACGAGGCTGTTATGTATCGCATAGAGAGAAGCAAGGCAGGTCTTAGACCTCGCACCATTTTCCTTTTCAAAAGGAGATTTGCTCTCTTTTTACTTCCTTTGGTTCTCATCGCTTTAGCTTTGATATCCGTGTTTCATAATAAACCCGATGAGAACGAGTTGCTGAGGAGTTATCGGAAGGAGCACTTTATATATACACTCCAAAATCCATTGATTTCCGCTGATTCAGCGGTAAAGATGCTTCTTATTTCGGGTCAAGAATGA
- a CDS encoding sigma-70 family RNA polymerase sigma factor, producing MKKDLSEEKDEILVQRSKDGDKEAFDILVQRYRASLFRFVYHCLHNREDAEDIAQEAFVRAYISLSQLKDNALFRTWLFRIALNLIRDNKRAAKRNPTLSFDSYAEGDDTHAETKGDNVDPSDDDSELLARLRTEIALLPSELREVIILRDLQGFSYEEIAKMINCPLGTVKSRLFYARQILRERLSSFLGDEKE from the coding sequence ATGAAAAAGGATTTGTCGGAGGAAAAAGACGAGATTTTGGTTCAAAGAAGCAAAGACGGCGATAAGGAGGCGTTTGACATCTTGGTCCAACGCTATAGAGCTTCCTTATTCAGATTTGTCTATCATTGCCTCCATAATAGGGAGGATGCAGAGGATATTGCCCAAGAAGCATTCGTGAGGGCTTATATTTCCCTTTCTCAATTAAAAGATAATGCTCTTTTTAGAACCTGGCTTTTTAGGATAGCTCTCAATTTGATTAGGGATAACAAGAGAGCGGCGAAGCGAAATCCAACTCTCTCATTTGATTCATATGCCGAAGGTGATGATACTCATGCAGAAACAAAAGGAGATAATGTGGACCCCTCGGACGATGATAGCGAGCTCTTAGCGAGGTTGAGGACGGAAATCGCTTTATTACCAAGTGAGCTAAGAGAGGTTATCATATTGCGAGATTTACAGGGTTTTTCATATGAGGAGATTGCAAAAATGATAAATTGCCCTCTGGGAACAGTTAAATCTCGCCTTTTTTATGCCCGACAAATACTGCGAGAGAGACTCTCATCATTCTTGGGAGATGAGAAAGAATGA
- a CDS encoding FAD-dependent thymidylate synthase: MANAKMNVELLDFTRDALVVIYSAGRQCYSDRFAIELREEPEEKMAEFVRKLIKSGHESPLEHAKFTFAIEGVSRVLTHQLVRHRIASYSQQSQRYVKMDDFDFVIPPSIEEDKEAKEEFLRLMEEIKKGYKKIRERIEKIKGKEAAEDARFVLPQAVETKIVVTMNCRELLHFFRERCCARAQWEIRELANRMLEICKKHLPAVFEDAGAKCEYLGYCPEGKHSCGKYPLKEEVLRKSPY, translated from the coding sequence ATGGCCAATGCAAAAATGAATGTTGAGCTCTTGGATTTCACCCGTGATGCCCTCGTAGTTATTTACTCAGCGGGCAGGCAATGTTATTCGGACCGCTTCGCTATTGAGCTCAGGGAGGAACCCGAGGAAAAGATGGCGGAATTCGTGAGAAAACTGATTAAATCAGGGCACGAAAGCCCGCTTGAACATGCAAAGTTCACTTTCGCTATTGAAGGCGTCTCAAGAGTCCTCACTCACCAACTCGTCCGCCATAGGATAGCTTCCTATTCCCAGCAAAGCCAAAGATATGTAAAGATGGACGATTTTGACTTCGTCATCCCTCCTTCAATTGAGGAAGATAAGGAAGCGAAAGAGGAATTTCTCCGTTTGATGGAGGAAATTAAAAAGGGATATAAGAAAATAAGGGAAAGGATAGAGAAGATAAAAGGCAAGGAAGCAGCCGAAGATGCCCGTTTCGTTTTACCCCAGGCTGTGGAGACGAAGATAGTGGTTACGATGAACTGCAGGGAGTTACTCCATTTCTTCAGAGAGAGATGTTGCGCGAGAGCTCAGTGGGAAATAAGGGAGTTGGCAAATAGAATGCTTGAAATTTGCAAAAAACATTTGCCAGCAGTGTTTGAGGACGCAGGAGCTAAATGCGAATACCTCGGCTATTGCCCGGAAGGAAAACACAGCTGCGGAAAGTATCCATTAAAAGAAGAAGTTTTGCGAAAAAGCCCCTACTGA
- the ispG gene encoding flavodoxin-dependent (E)-4-hydroxy-3-methylbut-2-enyl-diphosphate synthase — protein MTREVRIGNIKIGGGNPIAVQSMTRSPTKDVSKVVEEIKRFEMAGCEIVRVAVPDEESAEAIEEIKEKISIPLVADIHFNWRLALIALEKGADKIRINPGTIGSKEGVREIVKAAKDRGVPIRIGVNAGSLPKDILIKYKGSIPEAMVESAIREVEILEEEGFQDIVVSLKAFDIPTTVSAYERFSQLRDYPLHIGITEAGPMPEGAIRSAVGLGILLSKGIGDTIRVSLTADGVKEVEVAWEILSSLNVRKRGYIIVSCPMCARCSVPLIEIAERVKEKLRALPPRPIKVAVMGCEVNGPGEARDADIGLAFGKTGAVLFVKGNAIKSIAFPRAIEEFLEELMKLV, from the coding sequence ATGACGAGGGAAGTTAGAATAGGGAATATAAAAATTGGCGGTGGGAACCCCATAGCGGTGCAATCTATGACTCGTTCCCCCACCAAGGATGTTAGTAAGGTAGTTGAAGAGATAAAGAGGTTTGAAATGGCAGGCTGTGAAATAGTGAGGGTGGCTGTGCCGGATGAGGAATCAGCCGAGGCAATTGAAGAAATTAAGGAAAAAATTTCCATTCCTTTAGTGGCTGATATCCATTTCAATTGGCGTCTCGCATTGATAGCTTTGGAGAAGGGAGCGGACAAGATAAGGATAAATCCGGGGACAATTGGAAGTAAGGAGGGTGTAAGAGAGATAGTAAAAGCGGCAAAGGATAGGGGAGTCCCGATTCGCATTGGTGTCAATGCAGGCTCGCTTCCCAAGGATATTTTGATAAAATATAAAGGCTCAATTCCAGAAGCTATGGTGGAGTCAGCGATTAGGGAGGTAGAAATACTTGAGGAAGAAGGATTTCAGGATATAGTTGTCTCCTTAAAGGCATTTGACATTCCCACAACTGTTTCAGCTTATGAGCGATTTTCTCAATTAAGGGATTATCCCTTGCACATAGGTATAACTGAAGCGGGACCTATGCCAGAAGGGGCTATAAGGTCTGCAGTGGGCTTGGGTATTCTTTTGAGCAAGGGAATTGGGGACACTATTAGGGTATCTTTAACGGCTGACGGGGTGAAGGAAGTAGAGGTAGCTTGGGAGATATTGAGCAGTTTAAATGTAAGGAAGAGGGGATATATAATAGTTTCCTGTCCTATGTGCGCTAGGTGCTCTGTGCCTTTAATAGAGATAGCGGAGAGGGTAAAGGAGAAATTAAGGGCACTTCCTCCGCGCCCCATAAAGGTCGCGGTTATGGGATGTGAGGTAAATGGACCAGGGGAAGCAAGGGACGCGGATATAGGATTGGCATTTGGGAAGACAGGAGCAGTGTTGTTTGTTAAA